From the Kribbella sp. CA-293567 genome, the window ACCCGACTGGACGCCAGAGAAGCCCCAGCGGGTTCCTGTGCCCAAGTTGCCGGGGCCCTGCGTCAGCACAACCAGTTCGGCTGCCAGCACGTGTACTGCGGTCAGCAAGCCGGTGTGGACCGTGACAGCCTCGCGGTCGCCGCCGTAGGCCTGCCCTACGGTTACTGTCCCGCCGAGCCAGCCGGCGTCGCGCAGCGCTGAGACGGTGCGTGAGAACGCCAGCGGCAGCGCGCCGCCATCTGTCATCACGTAGATGACGCGAGTGCCCGGCCGTGCCTCGAACACTCCAGCCAGTACGGCTGGAAGCGCGGAGTGGAGGTCAGCCACGACCACCGGCGTACCGAAGAGGTCGTCGGCATCCCGCAGTACTGCGTGGTCCGGCGAGTCCTGCTCGTCCGCACCGAGCACCATGGACTGCAGCGGCGTGTAGCGGGCCTTGACCAGATGCCCGGTCTCCGGCGGATCCTCCGGCAGCCTGTCGGGGATCGCCACGACCAGTGCGTAGCCTCCTGTGCCCAGACCCCGGTCCAGAGCGCCGACGTTGAGCAGTACTCGGTCACCGACCACGGGGGAGCCCACAAGGTCCGGGTAGGCCAGCGCGCGGACTGCCTGCTCGCCGACGGTCACTGTCAGCTCCTGGGCGCCGGTCCAGCTGCGTCCGAGCTCGCTCACGTTTCCTTCACGCCACCGCATCACAGGGCCGACCTTAGTGGGTCCGAACAGATGTTCGGCGCGGAACCCGGCACTGGCACCGATGACCCCGTAGGGTGGTCGGGTGTCGGCGCGGAAGAGTGAGCGACTGCTCAATTTGGTGATCTGCCTGCTGGTCGCGCGCACCTACGTGACCAAGGAGCGGATCCGCGAGGTGGTCGAGGGGTACGCCGGTCAGGCCGACGACGCCTTCGAGAAGATGTTCGAGCGCGACAAGGACGAGTTGCGCGACCTCGGCATCCCGATCGAGATGGGCACCATCGACAAGTTCTTCTCCGACGACGTCGGGTACCGGATCCGGCGCGACGTGTTCGAGCTGCCCGAGGTGCACCTGGAGCCGGACGAGGCCGCCGTGCTCGGTGTCGCCGCGCGGGTCTGGCAGCACGCCAGCCTGGCCGAGGCGACCACCTCGGCCGTGCTCAAGCTGAAGGCCGCCGGGATCCAGACCGACCAGTCGGCGCTGAGCGCGATCGAGCCGCACGTCGGCGCCTCCGAGCCGGCCTTCGACCCGCTGTGGTCGGCCGTCGTCAGCCGCACGGCAGTGCGCTTCGAGCACACCCGCAGCGGCGGTTCGGCCTCGACCACCCGCACCCTCGAGCCGTGGGGAATCGTCTCCTGGCACGGCCGCTGGTACGTCGTGGGCCGCGATCGTGACCGCGAGGCGACCCGGATGTTCCGGCTGTCGCGGATCGGTGGGAACGTCAGAACTGTCGGCCCGTCGAACGCCTTCACCGTGCCCGAGGGCACCGATCTGCGGTCCCTGGTCAGCGAGCTGGCGCCGCCGCGGCCGACGTCGGAGGCGAAGGTCCGGGCCCGGACGGGGTCCTGCGTGAGCCTGCGACGCCGCTCCAACGCGATCGAGCCGTACGAGGAGGGCTGGGACCTGCTGCACGTCCCGTACGCCGACTCCGAGGTGCTTGCCGAGGAGATCGCGTCGTACGGGCCGGATGCGGTGGTCGAGGGACCTGGC encodes:
- a CDS encoding helix-turn-helix transcriptional regulator, whose translation is MSARKSERLLNLVICLLVARTYVTKERIREVVEGYAGQADDAFEKMFERDKDELRDLGIPIEMGTIDKFFSDDVGYRIRRDVFELPEVHLEPDEAAVLGVAARVWQHASLAEATTSAVLKLKAAGIQTDQSALSAIEPHVGASEPAFDPLWSAVVSRTAVRFEHTRSGGSASTTRTLEPWGIVSWHGRWYVVGRDRDREATRMFRLSRIGGNVRTVGPSNAFTVPEGTDLRSLVSELAPPRPTSEAKVRARTGSCVSLRRRSNAIEPYEEGWDLLHVPYADSEVLAEEIASYGPDAVVEGPGDVLDGVLRRLRTIAGVPA
- a CDS encoding DUF3866 family protein; its protein translation is MSELGRSWTGAQELTVTVGEQAVRALAYPDLVGSPVVGDRVLLNVGALDRGLGTGGYALVVAIPDRLPEDPPETGHLVKARYTPLQSMVLGADEQDSPDHAVLRDADDLFGTPVVVADLHSALPAVLAGVFEARPGTRVIYVMTDGGALPLAFSRTVSALRDAGWLGGTVTVGQAYGGDREAVTVHTGLLTAVHVLAAELVVLTQGPGNLGTGTRWGFSGVQSGEAVNAIGTLGGRAVASLRISEADPRPRHRGISHHSLTAYGRVALQPADVVVPDLSGEFGDAVRDAAEPLKARHRVLRIGVDGLYDALAASPVKLSTMGRDLDADRAYFEAAAAAGRHAARLVDIPPAATLRS